In Blastococcus saxobsidens DD2, the genomic stretch CTCGGTGCACAGCTTCACCCAGTCTCCGGTGGGCCCGGCGCTGCTCGGCTTCTTCGTCGTCGTGGTCGTCGGCGGGTTCACCCTGTTCGCCCTGCGCGCACCGCGGCTGGCTTCACCTGACCGGCTGGAGTCACTGGCCAGCCGCGAGGGAGCGTTCCTCGTGAACAACCTGCTGCTCTCCCTCTTCGCCTTCGTCGTGCTGCTGGGCACCCTGTATCCGGTCTTCGTCGAGGCGTTCACGGGGGCGCAGACGTCGGTCGGACGTCCCTTCTTCGACCGGATGGCGGTGCCCATCTCCTTCGCCCTGCTGCTCGCGATGGGAGTGGGGCCGTTCACCCCGTACCGGGCTGCCAACGGCCGGCTGCTGTGGTCGCGGCTGCGCCCGGCCCTGCTGGCCGGCAGCGTCGTCAGCGCCGCACTCGTGGTGGCCGGAGTCCGGTCGGTCGCGGTCGTCGCCGTGGCCCTGCTGGCGACGGCGATCGTGGCAGCCAGTGCGCGGCAACTGCTCACCAGCGCGCCCGATCGTCGGCCGGCCACCCTGTTCCGGATCGTCCGTCGGCAGCGCGGTTACTGGGGTGGGCAGATCTCCCACATCGGTCTGGTGCTGATCGCCCTCGCCATCGCCGTCTCTGCCGACCTGTCCGAGCGCACGACGGCCACCTTGCGGCAGGGGGAATCGGTGGAGTTCGGCGGTTACACGGTGACCTACACCGGCAACGAGACCATCCAGCGATCCCACCGCACCGAGGTGGCGGCGGAGTTCCAGATCCGCGAGGGCGCCGACGTGGTCCGGATCGCCGGGCCCTCGCTCAACCAGTACCCCAGCCAGCAGCAGGCGGTGGCAACGCCGTCGGTCTGGTCCACACCGCGCGAGGACATCTACGTCGCCCTCACCTCGCTGGAGGACGGTCAGGTGTCGGTGAACCTCTACCGCTATCCGCTGATGTGGACCCTGTGGGCCGGCGGTCTCCTGGTTGCCGCCGGCGGCTTCTGGGCGGTGGGCGGCAGGCCTCGGCGACGCGTCCGCGACACGACTTCTGCCGCCGAGGCGAGTGCCCCTGAGAACTCCGACGCGGGCCCTCCGCAGGCTGTCGCGGTGCTGTCCGACCCGCCGCCCGAGCAGGGCGAGGGGCGGAACCATGCCTGACCGCCGCCGGGTGGGTGCGACGTCGGCTCTGGTGCTCGCCTTGCTGACCGTCACCGTGGTCGGTTTGTTCACGGCCGGTTCCGGTCCGCGTGATCGGGTCGCCGAGCTGGAGGGCCAGCTGCGCTGCCCGGTGTGCAAGTCGGTCTCGATCGCCGAATCCCCGTCGGAGACCGCGGTGGCCATGCGGCGCAGCGTGGTCGAGCAGGTGGCGGCGGGCCGCTCCGATGCCGAGATCCTGCAGTACTTCGAGGCGCGCTACGGGGAATGGGTCCTCCTGGACCCGCCCGCGCAGGGGCGCGGCGTCTGGCTGCTGGTGCTGCCAGCCGTCGTCGCCGTCGGGGGCCTGGCCCTGGTCCTGACCCGGGCACGGCGTTCCCCGGCCGTGCCGGAACTGTCCGATGACGACCGGGACCGGGTCGCTGCCGCTCTCGCCGACGCGCGGACCCGCCGCCACCAGGACGAGGACGACGAACCGTGAGCCGTGAGGAACTGGAGGAGCGGCGCGACCATGCGTTGCGGGATCTCGACGAGCTCGAGCGCCAGCACGCCGAGGGAGAGCTGACCGACGCCGACGTCGCGCGGCTGCGTTCCCGCTACGAGGCCGAGGCCGCGGCCGCCATCCGGGGCCTGGAGGAGACGGAACCGGAGCCGTCTCCGGACGCGGGCAGGGCAGGGCGCGGGGCTGTCCGGGCACGTCGAGCTGCCTACCTGGTCACCCTGGCGGCCGCCGTCGTCGCCGCCACGGTGCTCTTGCCGCAGTCGGTGCTGGACCGCCCCGCCGGGGGGTTCGTCACGGGCAACGAGCTGGACGGCACCCCGGCTTCCACGGCAGAGGATCCGGTGAGTGGTGGACGTGACCTCTCCACGGTGACCAACAGCGAGATGGAGGCCGTGGTACAGGCCAATCCGGATGTCATGGGGATGCGGTTGGCCCTGGCCAGGCGCTACGTGGAGGCCGGCGACCTGTCCTCGGCGCTGCCGCACTTCGTCGAGGTCCTGCGCCGGGAGCCGGACAATGCGCTGGCCCAGGCTTACCTCGGCTATGCCTACTTGCTCGCCGAACAGCCGGAGAAGGCGCAGGGCTACATCACCGAGGCGCGGCGGCTGGACCCGGCATTGCTGGACGCACAGTGGTTTGAAGCGAATCTGTGGCTCTACGGATTCGATGACCCCGCCGGCGCACTTGACGTGCTCGCCGAGATGGCCGCGCGCCCCGACATTCCCCCGGACGTCCGCGGTCAGGTCGAGGAGCTGACCGCGGAGGCGCAGGCGGCGCTCGACGGGACCGGAGGTGACGGCGGGTGAAGGACCTCACAGCACCGGGGTCGGTGGTGGCGCCGGAGGAGTCACCGGATGCGGTGAAGCCGGCGCGACGGGGACGCGCCGTCCGCTGGGCTGCAGTGGTCGTGGCGGTCGCCGCCGTCGCCACCGGTGTGGTCTTCGGCAGCCGGCTGGACGCCGACCCGTCGCTGGTCGAAACCCCGCTGATCGGTACGGCCGTCCCAGACCTGGAGCTGCCCGCCCTGGAGGGCGGCGCGCCCCTGCGGTTCTCCGATCTCCAGGGCGAGGTCGTCGTCGTCAACTTCTGGGCGTCGTGGTGCGTGGCCTGCCGTGAGGAGCACCCGGCGCTGCTGGCCGTGGCCGAGACCTACCGGGCTGCCGGCGTCACCTTCGTCGGCATCGTCTACCAGGACAAGAAGGACGCCGCGGTCGGCTTCCTCGACGAGATGGGTCGCGGCGGTGACAACTACCGCTACGTCACCGACCCGGACTCCACCGCCGCGCTCGACTTCGGTGTCTTCGGCGTTCCCGAGACCTTCATCATCGACCGCGACGGCGTCATCCGAGGCAAGATCACCGGCGCCTCCACCTTCCCTCTCCTGGCCGGCGCGGTCGAGGAAGTGCTGGCTGGGCGGGAGCCGCAGTCCCGGACCTCCGGTTCGGTGCAGCCTGCGCCGGGGGAGCCGTACGTGGATCGGGAGTAGCGCGGCTCGGGACCGGCTGCGCTGGCCGCAGTTCTGCGGGACTGGGGGCGGGCGCGTGTGCACCGTCAGCTGTTGGAACCGTATCGATCTGCGGTGTCGATGTGCCGGGACTCGGCTGCACCACGCTGTCCACTGAACCGCCTCGGGACTGATGGGGGCGCTGGGTGCCCCGGGTCTGGCGGAGTCGGGTTGCTGAACCCTTGGGACACAACGATTTCTCCTGGGTCCCGAATCCATCGACGACAGCCAGCCAAGGGCGCTGTGCCAACGACGTCGGTTGTGCCAGCTGTCGAGCGGCTCGAACATCACTTCTGCCCGCCTGCGGGCACGCGAGTTCGGCGTCACCCTTCTGCAGGCCGCCCCACCGGCTACTCGGCGATCGTGCTCCCGATGAGCGCGTCGTCGAGAGCAGCCAACTCGGAGCACTATTGTCAGGTACAGACGCTTCAGTCGGCGGGACTGCCACGCCATCCTGATTGGCAAGCCAATGCCGCTGGGTTGATCGGAGGATGCGGGATGGTCGCCGTCGTCGCCTCGTCGTGGCCTCGAGTGGTCCGGCGGCTTCTCAGCGCTCTTCTTGTTGGTGTGACCACTGTGTTGTGCTCTGCGTCGGTGGCATCGGCGGCGACTCCGATGCACATGGCGGGTGTCGTCGACCATGCGGGAATGCCGGCCGAGCACCGGTCCGGCATGGCGTCCTCCGACGAGTCGGTGGACGCGCCTGCGGCGTCGGACATGTCGTTCGGTTGCCCCGGCAGCGGGCAGGCCGGCGGCGCCTGCGGTCAGGCACAAGTGAGCCTGGCAGCGTCGCCTGCCGCGACGACGTATGCGTCGCCTGCTCCCGTGGCGTGCCACCCCGTCACGGACCCACCCCGTGTGCCGGTCGAGCTGTTCGCCGACGAGGCACCACATCAATGGTTCGCCCAGCCGGATCTCACCCGTCTGTGCGTGAGCCTCGTCTAGGACATCGGCGGGGCGTCGCTCTTCGCTTGAGCGAACGCCGGCTTTGCCGTCCTGTCCGTGCGGGCACCTGAGACTGCGACCAATCGGCGCGCCCGGTTGCCTGCTCCTGAGTCCGGAGCACTTCTGATGTCTGTCAATGCACTGTTTTTCACCGGTCTCACCACCGGTCTGATCGCCGGGGGTGCGTCCTGCGCCGCCGTACAAGGTGGTCTCTTGGCTGGTGCACTCACCGGTCGAACCCCCGCAGCGCCTGTTTCCTCAGCGAGGAGCAACACCGGGCCGCAAGCAAGAAGGACCCGGCCGGCTTCGAGTGGCTACGACGACACGGCGGCCATTGGGAGCGTCGGTCCGGGCAACCGCGGGAAACCGCCGGTCCCAAGGAGGAAAAATCCGGGTCGTGGCACAGCGGAGTCCAGTGCCACCGCGACGCTCGTACGTGGCAAACCGGTCGCTGTACCTAAGCCGCCACCGCAGTCGCTGCGGGCCCCGCTGACGGCGTTCCTGGGAGCCAAGCTTGTCTCCCACACCCTGCTGGGTGCCGCCCTCGGGGCATTCGGGGCGGCTCTGGAGCCCGGCCCCAAACTGCGGGGGTCCTTCCTGGTGCTGGCCGCGCTGCTGATGCTGCTCTTCGCCCTGGACATGTTCGGGGTACGCGCGGTGCA encodes the following:
- a CDS encoding TlpA family protein disulfide reductase codes for the protein MKDLTAPGSVVAPEESPDAVKPARRGRAVRWAAVVVAVAAVATGVVFGSRLDADPSLVETPLIGTAVPDLELPALEGGAPLRFSDLQGEVVVVNFWASWCVACREEHPALLAVAETYRAAGVTFVGIVYQDKKDAAVGFLDEMGRGGDNYRYVTDPDSTAALDFGVFGVPETFIIDRDGVIRGKITGASTFPLLAGAVEEVLAGREPQSRTSGSVQPAPGEPYVDRE
- a CDS encoding heme lyase CcmF/NrfE family subunit, which encodes MILAAAGWAGVMLGLASSIALAVFGFRALRTPHRATRGQLQQPVVGMVAGAAVAFIALELALLTDDFAVSFVAGNSSRATPVLFKLTAAWSALEGSIVLWVAVLAGFTAVVLRQVRSVDDRLGTGALAVMGLVATFFFGLVSTVANPFEVIAQPPADGPGPNALLQNHLLVALHPPLLYLGYVGFTVPFAFAMSALLTRTPGIDWLRRTRRANLVAWSFLSAGLVLGAWWSYEVLGWGGFWAWDPVENAALIPWLTATAFIHSAVVQVRRGILQSWNFVLVLTTFALTILGTFLTRSSVVASVHSFTQSPVGPALLGFFVVVVVGGFTLFALRAPRLASPDRLESLASREGAFLVNNLLLSLFAFVVLLGTLYPVFVEAFTGAQTSVGRPFFDRMAVPISFALLLAMGVGPFTPYRAANGRLLWSRLRPALLAGSVVSAALVVAGVRSVAVVAVALLATAIVAASARQLLTSAPDRRPATLFRIVRRQRGYWGGQISHIGLVLIALAIAVSADLSERTTATLRQGESVEFGGYTVTYTGNETIQRSHRTEVAAEFQIREGADVVRIAGPSLNQYPSQQQAVATPSVWSTPREDIYVALTSLEDGQVSVNLYRYPLMWTLWAGGLLVAAGGFWAVGGRPRRRVRDTTSAAEASAPENSDAGPPQAVAVLSDPPPEQGEGRNHA
- a CDS encoding cytochrome c-type biogenesis protein; amino-acid sequence: MPDRRRVGATSALVLALLTVTVVGLFTAGSGPRDRVAELEGQLRCPVCKSVSIAESPSETAVAMRRSVVEQVAAGRSDAEILQYFEARYGEWVLLDPPAQGRGVWLLVLPAVVAVGGLALVLTRARRSPAVPELSDDDRDRVAAALADARTRRHQDEDDEP
- a CDS encoding tetratricopeptide repeat protein — protein: MSREELEERRDHALRDLDELERQHAEGELTDADVARLRSRYEAEAAAAIRGLEETEPEPSPDAGRAGRGAVRARRAAYLVTLAAAVVAATVLLPQSVLDRPAGGFVTGNELDGTPASTAEDPVSGGRDLSTVTNSEMEAVVQANPDVMGMRLALARRYVEAGDLSSALPHFVEVLRREPDNALAQAYLGYAYLLAEQPEKAQGYITEARRLDPALLDAQWFEANLWLYGFDDPAGALDVLAEMAARPDIPPDVRGQVEELTAEAQAALDGTGGDGG